From Halorussus lipolyticus:
GTTGCGAGGACCACCTGTTTCATTCCGAGGCATTCCGTTTCCATTGCCCGGCACGCCGGTTCCGTTGCCGGGCGGGCCAGTCCGGTTTTCGGGCGGACCGGGGTCGGCGGGTGGACCGGTTCGGTTCTCCGGCGGTCCGGCGTCTTCGGGTGGGCCGGTCTCGTTACCCGGTGGACCAGTCCCGTCCTCGGGCGGCCCGGTCTGGTTGCCCGGTGGTCCGGGTTCGCCGGGCGCATCGCTGTCGTTGCCCGGCGGACCGGGGTCTTCCGGCGGCCCGGTTTCATTTTCCGGTGGGCCGGTGTCGTCATCCGGCGGACCGGGGGTTTCGGGCGGACCGCCCCCGTCTCCGGGCGGGTCGCCGGGAACAGTCGTGTTCGGGGCGGAGGCAGTCGTTTCGTCACCCGGCGGGCCGCCCGGACCCGGTTCTGGGTCGGGCGTCTCGGTCGGTCTAGGTGGGCCGGTCGGCGTCCTTCGGACCGAGGAGTTCGCCCGGTCGTCGCCACCGACGACGAGTGGGTTCTCGGCTAGCGACGGGGCCTCCTCGGCCGAACTGTCAGTTTCGGCGAACACGACGCCGACTCCGGGCCCGACGCTGGCGGCGACGAGGAGAACGGCGGTAAGAACCGCGAGCGCGTGGCTAATACCCGAGAGACGAAGCCACGGCTTCCGTCCGTTTCCCCGAGTCATCTGCTTGAAGTGGCTAATTTCTCTGGCGGTGAGAACTTATATTCACCGGATACCGTCGCTGAAGCGTGGGAATCGCACCCACGACACCTCTGGTAAAATTATATACATTTGTCTGACGCACGTTTTATGGTCCTGCCGTGGCCCAACACGGACATGAACGACCAAGACGAGCGCGTCGAGGAACTCGAATCGAAAGTCGAGCGACTCGAAGCCACGGTGAAAGGACTGACCGAGGAGTTGGTGGAGGTCCACGACCGACTCGAAACCCTCGAAAGTGAGGCGACCGATTCGCGGCCGGCGAAATCGTCGGAATCGAAGGCTACGACCGCCCGAGACGACGAAAGCGAGGAAAGCGATGATGCTAAAAGCCAAGAGTCCCAGGAGGAAGACGAGACGGGGGGAGATTCCGAGTTGGGCGACGACATCATCGTCGCGTAACGGGGTCCCCGCGTACGAGCAACCATGCACATCAAAAAGCTCGTCTTGGATAACTTCAAGAGCTTCGGACGGCGGACCGAAATCCCGTTCTACGAGGATTTCACGACTGTTTCGGGTCCGAATGGCTCGGGGAAAAGCAACATCATCGACAGCGTGCTGTTCGCCTTGGGTCTCGCCCGAACCCGAGGCATCCGCGCGGAGAAACTGACCGACCTCATCTACAATCCCGGCCACGCCGACGGGAGCGAGGAGCAGGGCGGGACGCGAGAGGCCAGCGTCGAAGTCGTGTTGGACAACACCGACGGCGTGGTGGACCGCGCGCAGGTCGTCAACGCCGCAGGCTCGGATAACGTCGGCGATGTCGAAGAAATCACCATCAAGCGCCGGGTCAAGGAGACCGACGACAACTACTATTCGTACTACTACCTCAACGGGCGCTCGGTCAACCTCTCGGACATCCAAGACCTGTTGGCGCAGGCCGGGGTGACGCCGGAGGGGTACAACGTCGTCATGCAGGGCGACGTGACCGAGATTATCAACATGACGCCCCACGAGCGTCGCCAAATCATCGATGAAATCGCGGGCGTCGCCGAGTTCGACGCCAAGAAAGACGACGCCCTCGAAGAACTGGAGACGGTCAAAGAGCGCATCAGCGAGGCCGAACTCCGCATCGGCGAGAAGCAGGACCGCCTCGACCAGTTGGCCGACGAGCGAGAGACCGCCCTCGAATATCAAGGCCTGCGCGACGAAAAACAGGAGTACGAGGGCCACCTCAAGGCCGCCGAGTTAGAGGAGAAACGAGAGGACCTCGCGCACACGCGAGACGACATCGAAGACCGAGAGGCGGAACTCGCCGACCTGCAAGCCGAACTTGACGAAAAGCAGGGCAAGGTCATCCGCCTCGAAGACGAGTTGGAGGAACTCAACGCCGAAATCGAGCGCAAGGGCGAGGACGAACAACTCCGCATCAAGAGCGAAATCGAGGAGGTCAAAGGCGAAATCTCCCGGTTGGAAGACGCCATCGAGTCGGCCGAGGAGAAGATTCAGGACGCCGAGAACACCCGCCGACAGGCGTTCGTGGAAATCGACCGCAAGCAGGAGGACGTAGACGAGTTCGAAAGCGACATCCGCGACATCAAAATCGAGAAGTCCTCCGTGAAGGCCGACATCCAGCAGAAGGAGGCCGAGTTGGAGGAGGTCGAGGCCGAAATCGAGGCCATCGACACCGAGTACGACGAGGTGAAAGCCGAGTTGGCCGAGAAGAAGGAACTGCTGGAAGACGAGAAAAGCGAGAAAAACGACCTCCAGCGCGAGAAGGACCGCCTGCTGGACGAGGCCCGCCGCCGGTCGAACGCCGAGAGCGAGAAGGAAGCCGAGTTGGACGACGCCCGCGAGCGGATTCCCGAGTTGGAGGCCAAACTGGACGACTTGGACGACGAGTTGTCCAAGGCCGAGCGCAACCGCGCCCAGATAGACGACGTGGTTGAGGACCTGAAACAGGAGAAGCGCGAACTCCAAGACGACCTCGATTCGGTCGAGGACGAGATTCAGGCCAAACAGCAGGAGTACGCCGAACTCGAAGCCAAGGCGGGCCAGAGCGGCGACTCGTCGTATGGCCGCGCAGTCTCGACCATTCTGAACGCCGACAAGCAGGGTGTCCACGGAACGGTCGCCCAGTTGGGCGGCGTCAACCAGAAGTACGCGACTGCCTGTGAGACCGCCGCGGGCGGCCGGATGGCCCACGTCGTGGTGGACGACGACGGCGTGGGTCAGTCGTGCATCGAGTACCTCAAATCCCGGAACGCCGGGCGGGCGACCTTCCTGCCGATGACCGAGATGCACGACCGGAACCTGCCCAGCGCGCCCAGCATGCCCGGCGTGGTGGACTTCGCGTACAACTTGCTGGACTTCGACTCGCAGTACTCCGGGGTGTTCGCCTACGTGCTGGGCGACACGCTGGTCGTCGAAGACATGGAGACGGCCCGTGACCTGATGGGCGATTACCGACTCGTGACCCTCTCGGGCGAGTTGGTCGAAAAGAGCGGCGCGATGACCGGCGGGTCGAAATCCGGGTCGCGCTACTCCTTCTCGAAGTCCGGTGAGGGCCAACTGGAGCGCGTCGCCCAGCGAATCAACGAGTTGGAGGACGAGCGCAAGTCGGTCCGCGAGGACCTCCGAGACGTGGAGAGTCGGCTAGACGACGCTCGGGACCGCAAGAGCGACGCGACCGACCAAGTTCGGTCCATCGAGTCGGACATCGACCGGACCGGCGAGGAACTGGAGGAGGCCCGCGAGCGCATCGACGACCTCGAAGACGAACTGCTGGCGATGGAGGCCGAACGCGAGGCCGTCAACGAGCAGATGCAGGAGTTGGAAGACGAGATAGACGACCGCGAGGAGACCATCGCCGAAATCGAAGACGACATCGCGGACCTCGAAACCGAACTTGCCGACTCGCGCATTCCGGAACTCACCTCCGAGGCCGACGACATCGAGGCCGAAATCGACGAGTTCGAGGACAAGATGGACGAGTTGGACGGCGAACTCAACGAACTCCAACTGGAGAAACAGTACGCCGAGGACGCAATCGAGGACCTCCACGACGACATCGAGCAGGCCCAGAACAAGAAGGCCGACCAAGAGGAGCGAATCGAGGAACTGGAGGCCGAAATCGAAGACCAAGAGGGCCTCCTCGAACAGAAGCGCGAGGCGGTCGAAGAACTGGAGGACGAACTCGCCGACCTCAAAGACGACCGCAAGGACGTGAAGGCCGATCTCCGCGAGGCCCAGCAGGCCCGCGACGAGAAGAAGTCGGAGGTCGAGACGGTCGAGAATCGACTCGAAAGCCTCCGGCGGAGCGCCGACCGCCTCGAAGACGACATTTCGAAACTGGACGAACAGGTCGGCGACTACGACGCCGACGAGATTCCCGACTTGGGCGAAGTCGAGGAGAACATCGCGCGCCTCGAACGCCAGATGGAGGAGTTGGAACCGGTGAACATGCTGGCAATCGAGGAGTACGACGACGTGAAGGCCGATTTGGACGACCTCGAAGAACGCAAGTCGGTCCTCGTGGAGGAGCGCGAGGGAATCCGCGACCGAATCGACTCCTACGAGGACCAGAAACGGGCCACCTTCATGGACGCCTACGAGGCCATCGACGACCAGTTCCAGAACATCTTCGAGCGCCTCTCGAACGGGACCGGGGACCTTCACCTCGAAGACGACGAGGACCCCTTCGAAGGCGGCCTGACGATGAAGGCCCAACCGGGCGACAAGCCCATCCAGCGCCTCGACGCGATGTCGGGCGGCGAAAAGAGCCTGACAGCCCTCGCGTTCATCTTCGCCATCCAGCGGTACAACCCCGCGCCGTTCTACGCGCTGGACGAGGTTGACGCCTTCCTCGACGCCGCCAACGCCGAGCGCGTCGGCGAGATGGTGGACGAGTTGGCGGGCGACGCCCAGTTCATCGTGGTCTCGCACCGCTCGGCGATGATGGAGCGCTCGGAGCGCGCCATCGGCGTCACGATGCAGGGCGACAACGTGAGTACCGTGACCGGCATCCAGTTGGGCGACAGCGAGGAAGACGAGGTGCCCGCCGATGACTGAGCAGTCGTCCTCGGAAGACGATTTTTCGCTGAACATCGCGGGCCACGACGACGAGAAGCGACGGCGGAAAGCCGAGGCCGAGGCGTCGGACCCTTTCGGTGGCGACGCAGACGAGTCGGCCGCTGAAGACGACGGCGAGCAAGCCGAAGACGACAGTATCCTCGGCGAGGACGTAGACGTGGACGCCGACCCGGACGACGACGAGGCCGAACCCGTCGAACTCCTCGTCCAGTTGGCCGAGGAGGGCGAAATCGAACCGTGGGACATCGACATCGTGACGGTCACGGACAAGTTCCTCGACCGGTTGGACGAGGCCGACCTCCGGACCTCTGGTCGGGCGCTGTTTTACGCTAGCGTCCTCCTCCGGATGAAAAGCGACGCGATGCTGGCCGACGACGACGACGACGAACCCGACGAAGAGGAGGAGGTCCCGTGGGACGACTGGGACGCGCCGATGGCCGACGACGGCGACTTTTCGGGTCACGACCCGGTGGCCCAACTCGAAGACGAGATGGAGCGCCGACTGGAGCGCAAATCCGCCCGCGGGTCGCCCGAGACGCTGGACGAACTCGTCCGCGAACTCC
This genomic window contains:
- a CDS encoding segregation and condensation protein A, producing the protein MTEQSSSEDDFSLNIAGHDDEKRRRKAEAEASDPFGGDADESAAEDDGEQAEDDSILGEDVDVDADPDDDEAEPVELLVQLAEEGEIEPWDIDIVTVTDKFLDRLDEADLRTSGRALFYASVLLRMKSDAMLADDDDDEPDEEEEVPWDDWDAPMADDGDFSGHDPVAQLEDEMERRLERKSARGSPETLDELVRELRERERGSWWKESRSYDTADSPSGFQRGTQTLDYRMDDDMRVDEEPSADDVTGTAHEEDIEAVIDDVREELRAHYDKGRTEVLYAEIETIGGSRIQTFLALLFLSHRGSVTLDQDDLFGDLWVVDGEAPEDTDESEPPEAIAD
- the smc gene encoding chromosome segregation protein SMC gives rise to the protein MHIKKLVLDNFKSFGRRTEIPFYEDFTTVSGPNGSGKSNIIDSVLFALGLARTRGIRAEKLTDLIYNPGHADGSEEQGGTREASVEVVLDNTDGVVDRAQVVNAAGSDNVGDVEEITIKRRVKETDDNYYSYYYLNGRSVNLSDIQDLLAQAGVTPEGYNVVMQGDVTEIINMTPHERRQIIDEIAGVAEFDAKKDDALEELETVKERISEAELRIGEKQDRLDQLADERETALEYQGLRDEKQEYEGHLKAAELEEKREDLAHTRDDIEDREAELADLQAELDEKQGKVIRLEDELEELNAEIERKGEDEQLRIKSEIEEVKGEISRLEDAIESAEEKIQDAENTRRQAFVEIDRKQEDVDEFESDIRDIKIEKSSVKADIQQKEAELEEVEAEIEAIDTEYDEVKAELAEKKELLEDEKSEKNDLQREKDRLLDEARRRSNAESEKEAELDDARERIPELEAKLDDLDDELSKAERNRAQIDDVVEDLKQEKRELQDDLDSVEDEIQAKQQEYAELEAKAGQSGDSSYGRAVSTILNADKQGVHGTVAQLGGVNQKYATACETAAGGRMAHVVVDDDGVGQSCIEYLKSRNAGRATFLPMTEMHDRNLPSAPSMPGVVDFAYNLLDFDSQYSGVFAYVLGDTLVVEDMETARDLMGDYRLVTLSGELVEKSGAMTGGSKSGSRYSFSKSGEGQLERVAQRINELEDERKSVREDLRDVESRLDDARDRKSDATDQVRSIESDIDRTGEELEEARERIDDLEDELLAMEAEREAVNEQMQELEDEIDDREETIAEIEDDIADLETELADSRIPELTSEADDIEAEIDEFEDKMDELDGELNELQLEKQYAEDAIEDLHDDIEQAQNKKADQEERIEELEAEIEDQEGLLEQKREAVEELEDELADLKDDRKDVKADLREAQQARDEKKSEVETVENRLESLRRSADRLEDDISKLDEQVGDYDADEIPDLGEVEENIARLERQMEELEPVNMLAIEEYDDVKADLDDLEERKSVLVEEREGIRDRIDSYEDQKRATFMDAYEAIDDQFQNIFERLSNGTGDLHLEDDEDPFEGGLTMKAQPGDKPIQRLDAMSGGEKSLTALAFIFAIQRYNPAPFYALDEVDAFLDAANAERVGEMVDELAGDAQFIVVSHRSAMMERSERAIGVTMQGDNVSTVTGIQLGDSEEDEVPADD
- a CDS encoding DUF7518 family protein, which gives rise to MNDQDERVEELESKVERLEATVKGLTEELVEVHDRLETLESEATDSRPAKSSESKATTARDDESEESDDAKSQESQEEDETGGDSELGDDIIVA